In Notamacropus eugenii isolate mMacEug1 chromosome 1, mMacEug1.pri_v2, whole genome shotgun sequence, one genomic interval encodes:
- the LOC140533639 gene encoding cathelicidin-2-like translates to MEHLRKVLLLASVAILISTQALPLSSLSYQQTLSTAIHFYNEVHRGENAFRLLQIYSPSPNQGPHEQTLKRLNFTLKETVCPTTEELLLDQCDFKTDGLLKECQGSVSNEQGIAAIILTCDPVTPELFRSRRSPLPGRKKGSKRHKPGSYSVIALGKPGVKKSPYMEAL, encoded by the exons ATGGAGCACCTCAGGAAGGTCCTGCTGTTGGCCAGTGTGGCCATCCTCATCTCCACACAAGCTTTACCGCTGTCCAGCCTGAGCTATCAGCAGACCCTTTCCACAGCCATCCATTTCTACAATGAGGTACACAGAGGAGAAAATGCCTTCCGTCTTCTCCAGATCTACTCTCCTTCACCCAATCAG GGTCCCCATGAGCAAACTCTGAAGCGTCTGAACTTTACCTTGAAGGAAACTGTGTGCCCAACGACTGAGGAGCTCCTGCTGGATCAATGTGACTTCAAAACTGATGGG CTGCTGAAAGAATGTCAAGGCTCAGTATCCAATGAACAGGGCATTGCTGCCATCATCCTCACCTGTGACCCAGTGACCCCAGAG CTCTTTCGCTCCAGAAGAAGCCCACTTCCCGGACGAAAGAAAGGTTCAAAGAGACACAAACCTGGGTCATACTCTGTGATTGCCCTTGGAAAGCCCGGTGTAAAGAAGTCCCCATATATGGAGGCTCTCTAG